The Vigna unguiculata cultivar IT97K-499-35 chromosome 6, ASM411807v1, whole genome shotgun sequence genome contains a region encoding:
- the LOC114187945 gene encoding receptor-like serine/threonine-protein kinase SD1-8 has product MPGLVFYLFWFFASHITISFSSDTLTPTQTLLTNQTLVSSNQVFALGFFSGTNSSCYLGIWYHNITNGPVVWVANRDNPLHNSTGFLTIGENKNMVLTTPSGEPVWSSNITKANNPILQLLDTGNLVLREENVTDPTNYLWQSFDYPTDTLLPGMKMGWNLDTGVEKHLTSWKSGGKDPSSGNYSFKIDPRGIPEIFLRRDDNIIYRSGPWNGERFSGVPEMQPDTDSITFSFSYDKHGVYYSFSIEDRSILSRLVVTSGGALERLTWVPSSNTWTKFWFAPKDQCDNFKECGSYGLCDTDASPVCTCMRGFSPRNQQAWNLRDGSDGCVRNTNLDCGSDRFLHVKDVKLPETSIVFANRSMNLEECKDLCRRNCSCTAYANIEVTNGGTGCVTWSGELIDMRQYAQGGQDLFVRIAASDAEDTADGSEKSNHIGEIVGITISAAVVIVGLVVIYRKKSKVLSISNVKTNPRGSLQSRELLTSDGVFSTNRETSGERNMDDIELPMFDFNTLAMATNNFSEANKLGQGGFGIVYRGRLMEGRDIAVKRLSKNSTQGVEEFKNEVKLIVRLQHRNLVRLFGCCVEMDEKLLVYEYMENRSLYSVLFDEAKKAMLDWNIRFNIICGIARGLLYLHHDSRLRIIHRDLKASNVLLDSELNPKISDFGMARLFGANQTEGNTLRVVGTYGYMSPEYAMDGTFSVKSDVFSFGVLALEIITGKKNRGFYYSNDDMNLLGHAWRHWRDGSALELVDSSIGDSYSPSEVLRCIHVGLLCVQERAEDRPTMSSVMLMLSSESSLMPQPRNPGFSLGKNPAEIDSSSSKQDESWSVNQVTVTLLDAR; this is encoded by the exons ATGCCAGGTTTAGTATTCTATCTCTTTTGGTTCTTCGCATCACACATCACAATTTCATTCTCCTCAGACACCCTAACACCAACACAAACTCTTCTAACCAACCAAACCCTGGTATCATCAAACCAAGTTTTCGCCCTGGGCTTCTTCTCCGGGACCAATTCCTCTTGCTACTTAGGCATATGGTACCACAACATCACTAACGGACCCGTAGTATGGGTTGCCAACAGAGACAACCCTCTCCACAACTCCACAGGATTTCTAACCATcggagaaaacaaaaacatggtGCTCACAACTCCATCAGGGGAACCCGTTTGGTCCTCCAATATTACCAAAGCCAACAACCCCATTCTTCAGCTCTTGGACACGGGAAATCTAGTTCTCAGAGAGGAAAACGTAACCGACCCCACAAACTATCTCTGGCAAAGCTTCGATTACCCAACAGATACACTCTTACCTGGGATGAAAATGGGGTGGAACCTAGACACTGGCGTGGAGAAACACTTAACCTCGTGGAAGAGCGGAGGAAAAGACCCTTCAAGTGGAAATTACTCTTTTAAGATAGATCCTCGAGGGATACCGGAAATTTTCTTGAGGCGTGacgataatataatatatagaagTGGGCCTTGGAACGGTGAGAGATTCAGTGGGGTACCGGAGATGCAACCTGACACTGATTCCATTACGTTTAGTTTTTCCTACGATAAGCATGGTGTGTACTATTCCTTCTCCATTGAGGACCGTTCTATTTTGTCGAGGCTAGTTGTGACTTCGGGTGGTGCACTTGAGCGTCTTACTTGGGTGCCGAGCAGCAACACATGGACCAAGTTTTGGTTTGCACCTAAGGATCAGTGTGATAATTTCAAAGAGTGCGGTTCCTATGGTTTGTGTGACACCGACGCCTCGCCGGTTTGCACTTGTATGAGAGGGTTCAGTCCGAGGAACCAGCAGGCGTGGAATTTGAGAGACGGGTCTGATGGGTGTGTGAGGAACACGAATTTGGATTGTGGGAGTGACAGGTTTTTGCATGTGAAGGACGTGAAGTTGCCAGAGACAAGTATTGTGTTTGCGAACAGGAGCATGAACCTAGAAGAGTGTAAAGATTTGTGTCGCAGGAATTGTTCTTGCACTGCTTATGCCAACATTGAGGTCACAAACGGAGGAACCGGGTGTGTTACGTGGAGTGGTGAACTCATAGACATGAGGCAGTACGCACAGGGTGGACAAGATCTCTTTGTCAGAATAGCAGCTTCTGATGCAG AGGACACTGCAGATGGGTCTGAAAAGTCAAACCATATCGGCGAGATTGTAGGAATTACAATTTCTGCAGCTGTAGTAATTGTGGGACTGGTTGTGATTTACCGAAAGAAGAGCAAAGTGTTAAGTATATCGAATGTGAAGACTAACCCCAGAG GTTCTTTACAAAGTAGAGAATTGCTAACAAGTGACGGGGTATTTTCAACTAATAGAGAAACCTCTGGAGAAAGGAACATGGATGACATAGAGTTGCCAATGTTTGATTTTAATACCTTAGCAATGGCTACAAACAACTTCTCCGAAGCAAATAAACTTGGACAAGGAGGGTTTGGTATTGTTTACAGG GGAAGGTTGATGGAGGGCCGTGATATTGCTGTGAAGAGGTTATCAAAAAACTCCACGCAAGGAGTTGAAGAATTTAAGAATGAGGTAAAGTTAATTGTCAGACTTCAACATCGAAATCTTGTTCGGCTCTTTGGATGCTGCGTTGAGATGGATGAGAAGTTGCTAGTGTATGAGTATATGGAAAACAGAAGCCTTTATTCCGTTTTGTTTG ACGAAGCCAAAAAAGCCATGTTGGACTGGAACATACGCTTCAACATTATATGTGGCATTGCTAGAGGGCTACTTTATCTGCACCATGATTCCAGACTCAGGATTATCCATAGGGATCTCAAGGCAAGCAATGTTCTACTTGACAGTGAATTGAACCCAAAGATATCAGATTTTGGGATGGCCAGACTTTTTGGCGCGAATCAGACAGAAGGAAACACACTGAGAGTTGTTGGAACATA TGGTTACATGTCTCCTGAATATGCTATGGACGGGACCTTCTCAGTGAAATCTGATGTTTTCAGCTTTGGAGTTCTAGCCCTGGAAATTATAACtgggaaaaaaaatagaggattCTATTACTCAAATGATGACATGAATCTTCTAGGGCAT gcATGGAGGCATTGGAGAGATGGCAGTGCATTGGAACTTGTTGATTCATCAATTGGTGATTCATATTCACCTTCTGAAGTTCTCAGATGCATACACGTTGGACTATTGTGTGTCCAAGAACGTGCAGAAGATAGGCCAACAATGTCTTCAGTGATGTTGATGCTGAGTAGTGAATCTTCATTAATGCCACAACCCAGAAACCCTGGATTTTCCTTAGGGAAGAATCCTGCGGAGATTGATTCTAGTTCAAGTAAGCAAGATGAATCATGGAGTGTGAACCAAGTCACAGTCACATTGCTAGATGCTAGGTAG